The window AGAGAGATACTGGTCGTCCTCGCGGGTTTGGGTTTGTGACATTCTCTGATCCACGTGCAGTTGAGGTTTCCATCAGCGAGATGCATGAGCGTGAGCTTGACGGACGTGTCATTTCAGTGAATAAGGCTCAACCTAAGATAAGCACAGATGACTCTACCTATGGCTACAATGGTGGAGGATACACTCCAGGAAGCAAAGGAGGTTATCATGGTAATGATGGTCCACCACCCGCAGGGCGCTCTGATGAATGCTTCAAGTGTGGACGACTTGGACACTGGGCACGTGAATGCCCTTCAGCTGGGGGAAGTAGTGGCGGTCGATTCCCTTCTCGTTCCAAGTTTGGTGGAGGTGGTGGCCGAGGGGATCGATTTGGTGGACCAGATCGCTTGAGTGACCGATATGTGGATGACCGTTATGATGGAGACCGATATGGGGACCGTGATCATATTGACAGCAGGGACAGTCGATATAGTGGTGGTCGTGATCGATTTGACAATGATCGTGACCGATATGCCAATGATCGGTATGGGCCTCCTGTGGATCGTTTTTCTGGTGATAGATATGGAGGGCGCCCTGATCGGTACCCACAGAATGGATACAGCCGGGAAAGAAGCTATGAGAAGGATGTACCTCGTGGTGGTGGTGGCTATGACAGAGATGGAGGGTCAAGAGGTGGTGGTGGCTATGAGAGGGATGGACCTCGTGGTGGCGGCAGTGATAGATACGGGAGTGGTGGGCCTGCACGTTATGATGGTGGTGGAAGTTTCAGGAACAGGCCTGGGCCTTATGATCGGCCAAATAGAGGCAGACGTCCATCATCCTATGATGTTCGCTACTGATGCTTGTGTTGTTAACAGTCAAAACTGTATTTGTTTTCCCGAACCTTATGCTCTGGTATTTTAGGATAGCTCATGGTAACAATGCAGTGATTCTGTTAAGACTCTGggattgaaaatctatgctgtccaTTTGCTGTGAAATCCTCTGAATCGATCACTTAGCTTTATGAGACTGAGCCTTTTTGCAAGTGGCCTGGTCATATTGGAATCTTAACTTTATGAAGGATTGTGCTTTATCTGAACTGCCGGTGGCCCACAGTTTGATATGATTATATCTGGTTGATCTTATAAGTCAGTGCAGGCTGTTATTACATGTTGGTTTTGGCTCATGATCAAGTTGTGTTTGTTATTGTGCTTACTATTGAGAAACCTGTCACAATATTTTACTGATAGCAGTATCTTTAAGTGCTGATCCCCTTTGTCTTCTGTGAAGCTGTGAAAATTTATAGCCCTGTTGATTTCTGCACTATAACACCATTGACAAATGAGTTCTGATCAGGTCATATTTTCTGTGCCTGTAATACAATTTGAGGCAGTTGCTTCCTGGTTGATGAGCTATCGGATCATATGGTGGTCCACTTTTATTTGCTGTAAGATTGATGGAAGATCCTTTTTTGTATGGATTCAAGTCGTTTAATGTTGACAGCACTTTTGATATACGTATGAATTTCGTTTCTGATTCCCGGCCATCAGGGCTCTGCAGTTGCCAAATAATAAGCCCCACTCTGTTCTTCAATCCCTTAAATTGACTGCCAGTCTCATGCTCTATTACCTGGTCGAAGGCGGAGTCT of the Musa acuminata AAA Group cultivar baxijiao chromosome BXJ3-2, Cavendish_Baxijiao_AAA, whole genome shotgun sequence genome contains:
- the LOC135583151 gene encoding glycine-rich RNA-binding protein RZ1C-like isoform X2 translates to MSHMHVRITGTSCYYQVMLERDTGRPRGFGFVTFSDPRAVEVSISEMHERELDGRVISVNKAQPKISTDDSTYGYNGGGYTPGSKGGYHGNDGPPPAGRSDECFKCGRLGHWARECPSAGGSSGGRFPSRSKFGGGGGRGDRFGGPDRLSDRYVDDRYDGDRYGDRDHIDSRDSRYSGGRDRFDNDRDRYANDRYGPPVDRFSGDRYGGRPDRYPQNGYSRERSYEKDVPRGGGGYDRDGGSRGGGGYERDGPRGGGSDRYGSGGPARYDGGGSFRNRPGPYDRPNRGRRPSSYDVRY
- the LOC135583151 gene encoding glycine-rich RNA-binding protein RZ1C-like isoform X1; the protein is MSAKEENRIFVGGLSWDTTERRLEAEFSRFGKVIETQVMLERDTGRPRGFGFVTFSDPRAVEVSISEMHERELDGRVISVNKAQPKISTDDSTYGYNGGGYTPGSKGGYHGNDGPPPAGRSDECFKCGRLGHWARECPSAGGSSGGRFPSRSKFGGGGGRGDRFGGPDRLSDRYVDDRYDGDRYGDRDHIDSRDSRYSGGRDRFDNDRDRYANDRYGPPVDRFSGDRYGGRPDRYPQNGYSRERSYEKDVPRGGGGYDRDGGSRGGGGYERDGPRGGGSDRYGSGGPARYDGGGSFRNRPGPYDRPNRGRRPSSYDVRY